From one Anoplolepis gracilipes chromosome 8, ASM4749672v1, whole genome shotgun sequence genomic stretch:
- the Mdu gene encoding uncharacterized protein Mdu isoform X1 → MEEHRLEQLRKATDRIQREIEEVTEREHELRNVGSIKTISHETVDSKVRRMPQALASGKLKRTTSTPQILEAVSLSPSLTPKMTNGVISTRTTPTPLRFASAPSQKGLMHRFLATRGKIYKNRSGSNDSLSPPITPTITLNPLSIKAFNRTLEIQLEPDNEPKKPLARKGYVPVEQKIQKELHDMKERENELRLMRSQMLAKSQPNLLDIGNDNDSDIYDGSSSLRSGTSTNTLNEDEIEREHKGKHKPNPRRRNTLIAQWENLIAANRESLENNNENDSYF, encoded by the exons ATGGAG GAACATAGGCTGGAGCAGTTAAGGAAAGCGACGGATAGAATACAAAGGGAGATCGAAGAAGTCACCGAAAGGGAACACGAATTGCGAAACGTGGGTAGCATTAAAACCATATCCCACGAGACAGTCGATTCTAAg GTGCGTCGCATGCCGCAAGCTCTAGCCTCGGGCAAGTTGAAAAGAACAACTTCCACGCCGCAGATTCTGGAGGCAGTTAGTTTGTCGCCAAGTTTGACGCCAAAGATGACGAACGGCGTGATATCTACACGCACAACGCCAACGCCATTGCGTTTCGCGAGTGCGCCAAGCCAGAAAGGTTTGATGCACAGATTTCTGGCTACACGAGGAAAGATCTATAAGAACAGATCGGGCAGCAATGACAGCTTGAGTCCACCCATAACGCCTACCATCACGCTCAATCCCTTAAGTATCAAGGCCTTCAACAGAACATTGGAGATACAATTGGAGCCAGACAATGAGCCAAAGAAGCCACTAGCGAGGAAAGGATACGTTCCTGTTGAACAGAAAATTCAGAAGGAGTTACACGATATGAAGGAACGAGAAAACGAGTTAag ATTGATGAGATCGCAGATGTTGGCCAAGTCTCAGCCGAATCTACTCGATATAGGAAACGATAATGATTCCGATATTTATGACGGCTCCAGTTCTCTTAGAAGCGGCACTTCAACCAATACTCTGAATGAAGATGAAATTGAAAGAGAACATAAAGGGAAACATAAA cCTAATCCTCGACGTCGCAACACGCTCATCGCTCAGTGGGAGAATCTGATAGCCGCCAACAGAGAATCTCTCGAGAATAACAACGAAAACGATAGCTACTTCTGA
- the Mdu gene encoding uncharacterized protein Mdu isoform X2, with translation MKEHRLEQLRKATDRIQREIEEVTEREHELRNVGSIKTISHETVDSKVRRMPQALASGKLKRTTSTPQILEAVSLSPSLTPKMTNGVISTRTTPTPLRFASAPSQKGLMHRFLATRGKIYKNRSGSNDSLSPPITPTITLNPLSIKAFNRTLEIQLEPDNEPKKPLARKGYVPVEQKIQKELHDMKERENELRLMRSQMLAKSQPNLLDIGNDNDSDIYDGSSSLRSGTSTNTLNEDEIEREHKGKHKPNPRRRNTLIAQWENLIAANRESLENNNENDSYF, from the exons ATGAAG GAACATAGGCTGGAGCAGTTAAGGAAAGCGACGGATAGAATACAAAGGGAGATCGAAGAAGTCACCGAAAGGGAACACGAATTGCGAAACGTGGGTAGCATTAAAACCATATCCCACGAGACAGTCGATTCTAAg GTGCGTCGCATGCCGCAAGCTCTAGCCTCGGGCAAGTTGAAAAGAACAACTTCCACGCCGCAGATTCTGGAGGCAGTTAGTTTGTCGCCAAGTTTGACGCCAAAGATGACGAACGGCGTGATATCTACACGCACAACGCCAACGCCATTGCGTTTCGCGAGTGCGCCAAGCCAGAAAGGTTTGATGCACAGATTTCTGGCTACACGAGGAAAGATCTATAAGAACAGATCGGGCAGCAATGACAGCTTGAGTCCACCCATAACGCCTACCATCACGCTCAATCCCTTAAGTATCAAGGCCTTCAACAGAACATTGGAGATACAATTGGAGCCAGACAATGAGCCAAAGAAGCCACTAGCGAGGAAAGGATACGTTCCTGTTGAACAGAAAATTCAGAAGGAGTTACACGATATGAAGGAACGAGAAAACGAGTTAag ATTGATGAGATCGCAGATGTTGGCCAAGTCTCAGCCGAATCTACTCGATATAGGAAACGATAATGATTCCGATATTTATGACGGCTCCAGTTCTCTTAGAAGCGGCACTTCAACCAATACTCTGAATGAAGATGAAATTGAAAGAGAACATAAAGGGAAACATAAA cCTAATCCTCGACGTCGCAACACGCTCATCGCTCAGTGGGAGAATCTGATAGCCGCCAACAGAGAATCTCTCGAGAATAACAACGAAAACGATAGCTACTTCTGA
- the LOC140668395 gene encoding tetratricopeptide repeat protein 27-like, protein MAVETDQIDKNIEIEILINFSIDKVSNLPHNVCNILNGQYENIISEFSAFIKVINNGDSIEEIVHNSISKTDLHLSWLCTGVASLLYFVQCNWTGPYVDMDIEWLKTRRNEAVKGLSLHDECNINVQKPELLYLSKKIFSNIDLQLKYESCIWWLFRANLLHQHILNETSGIIFEETKHIISQINNLDILNNPLCKLLFNLESAIFYLYYRSTQNSEEYLECAQNIAGLTLNLEGAMGKRTKYQQEEKAQLYLKVEMNKNIFPSIDCEDIPKSLNLNDELRLERIEFSEHKEEIQLGALEDAIILTKYVQLQMCQPKHKLTDEEIMPYLIKVIENTKNWSLKMTSLCYRCSLESGDKRTVERSMMQAESLLKDCSDTKAPVARRIDLFFASGMKPIWILEENWANLMFSLGLVKGALEVFIKLGLWENVIICYNVLNLKHKAAEIIQQEISKKPTVMLWCLLGDVTGDVNHYETAWRLSEEKSSRVQRHWGFYYFTKKDYSEAVPHLKLSVELNNIQENVWFRLGYAALQIEDWKLAATAYRRYCALEQYTFEAWNNLAKAYIKLGDKPRAWKSLQDAIKCNYDRWEVWDNLMVVSIDLGHFSEVIQCYHRILDLKNNHVDIQVLQILTNAMINNIIDADGNSVSRLLQNSLELFGRITSSNTINNPDIWRMYAELVALKKTDIDNERAAQYLQQAHRFATSNPKWSQREETTLNVLELCCNLAQAYLRCTKDIAVVKKRKMLGSAKLSLQGVVRKIKEQEWNNTNITEQLTKVEEYLTIITNELEQIKFM, encoded by the exons ATGGCTGTAGAGACAGAccaaatagataaaaatatagaaattgaaattttaattaatttctccaTAGATAAAG TTTCTAATTTGCCACACAATGTATGCAACATATTAAATGgtcaatatgaaaatataattagtgaATTTTCTGCATTTATCAAAGTAATAAACAATGGTGATAGCATAGAAGAAATTGTGCATAACAGTATATCTAAAACTGATCTGCATTTGTCATGGCTGTGCACAGGAGTAGCTTCGTTATTATACTTTGTCCAATGTAATTGGACAGGTCCTTACGTTGATATGGATATTGAATGGTTAAAAACCAGGAGAAATGAAGCAGTTAAAGGCTTATCATTACATGatgaatgtaatataaatgtacaaaagCCTGAGCTTCTCtacttatctaaaaaaatattctctaacATTGATTTACAGCTCAAGTATGAAAGTTGCATTTGGTGGCTGTTTAGAGCTAATCTACTACATcaacatatattaaatgaaacttcaggaataatatttgaagaaacaaaacatataatatcccaaattaataatcttgatATATTGAACAATCCTCTTTGTAAACTATTATTCAATCTAGAATctgctatattttatttatactatagAAGTACGCAAAATTCTGAAGAATATCTTGAATGTGCACAGAACATAGCAGGTTTGACGTTAAATCTAGAAGGAGCAATGGGAAAACGTACAAAGTATCAACAAGAAGAAAAAGCACAATTGTACTTGAAAGTAgaaatgaacaaaaatatttttccatcaaTAGATTGTGAAGACATACCAAAATCTTTAAACTTAAATGACGAATTGAGATTGGAACGCATTGAATTTTCAGAACACAAAGAGGAGATCCAATTGGGTGCTTTGGAagatgcaataattttaacaaaata TGTTCAATTGCAGATGTGTCAACCTAAGCACAAACTTACTGACGAGGAAATCATGCCTTATCTGATA aaagtcatagagaatacaaaaaattggTCATTAAAGATGACTTCTCTGTGCTATCGTTGCTCATTGGAATCTGGTGACAAAAGAACTGTGGAGCGATCTATGATGCAAGCAGAGTCTCTACTAAAAGATTGCAGTGATACAAAAGCACCTGTAGCCAGAAGAATAGATCTATTTTTCGCAAGTGGTATGAAACCTATTTGGATATTGGAAGAGAACTGGGCTAACTTAATGTTCAGTCTTGGCTTGGTAAAGGGAGCTCTagaagtttttataaaacttggaTTATGGGAGAACgtgattatttgttataatgtaCTAAATTTGAAACATAAG GCAGCTGAGATTATTCAGCAAGAAATATCTAAAAAGCCAACAGTAATGTTGTGGTGTCTACTAGGAGATGTAACTGGAGATGTGAATCATTATGAAACAGCATGGAGATTATCCGAGGAAAAAAGCAGTAGAGTTCAGAGACACTGGggattctattattttacaaagaaagAT tatagTGAAGCAGTACCACATTTAAAGTTATCAGTTGAATTGAACAACATTCAAGAGAATGTGTGGTTTAGATTGGGATATGCAGCCTTGCAAATAGAGGATTGGAAGTTAGCTGCTACAGCATACAGACGTTATTGTGCTTTAGAAcaatat ACTTTTGAGGCTTGGAACAATTTAGCAAAGGCGTACATTAAATTGGGAGATAAACCAAGAGCTTGGAAATCTCTACAAGAtgctataaaatgtaattatgatCGTTGGGAAGTGTGGGATAATTTGATGGTTGTTAGTATTGATTTGGGACATTTTTCAGAA GTTATTCAATGTTATCATCGCATCTTGGATTTGAAGAATAATCATGTGGATATTCAAGTTCTTCAAATATTGACTAATGCAatgataaacaatattattgatgCAGATGGAAATTCGGTGTCTCGTTTGCTTCAAAATAGTCTGGAATTATTTGGAAGAATTACTAGTTCTAATACAATTAACAATCCAGACATTTGGAGAATGTATGCTGAACTTGTTGCATTGAAAAAGACAGATATTGATAACGAAAGAGCAGCACAATACTTACAACAAGCACATCGTTTCGCCACTTCAAATCCAAAATGGTCTCAAAGAGAAGAAACAACTTTAAATGTATTGGAGTTATGTTGTAATTTGGCACAAGCATATTTACGTTGTACCAAAGACATTGcagttgttaaaaaaagaaaaatgttaggGAGTGCAAAATTATCACTTCAAGGGGttgtgagaaaaattaaagagcaaGAATggaataatacaaatattactgAACAATTAACAAAAGTTGAAGagtatttaacaattataacaaatgaattggaacaaataaaatttatgtag